In Actinoplanes derwentensis, the following proteins share a genomic window:
- a CDS encoding maleylpyruvate isomerase family mycothiol-dependent enzyme has translation MTSTPPFPELLSLIENRSAALREAVAAAPDRTARVPGCPDWSLTDLVAHLGAVHRFWAATVSEADDSRPPAPERIGDREPHGDLLEWSAASTALLLAALRDAGPEDPSWAWWAGSGAPLTAGAVARHQVQEAAVHAYDAQETIGRPEPLPAAVAVDGVGEFLSVGLGSLGAWPHRPARVGFHAVEGPSWTLDLSPVGARQGPAASGEPVTRVQATASDLVLALYCRIPLSAVRVDGDRSVAEQLTVWSNSD, from the coding sequence ATGACTTCGACTCCGCCGTTCCCTGAACTGCTGTCGCTGATCGAGAACCGGTCCGCGGCCCTGCGGGAGGCCGTCGCCGCGGCACCCGATCGCACCGCCCGGGTGCCCGGCTGCCCGGACTGGTCGCTCACCGACCTGGTCGCCCATCTGGGGGCGGTGCACCGGTTCTGGGCCGCCACGGTCTCCGAGGCCGACGACAGCCGGCCGCCCGCGCCTGAGCGGATCGGTGACCGGGAGCCGCACGGCGATCTGCTGGAGTGGTCGGCCGCGTCGACCGCTCTGCTGCTGGCGGCGTTGCGGGACGCCGGCCCGGAGGATCCGAGCTGGGCGTGGTGGGCCGGTTCGGGGGCGCCGTTGACGGCCGGCGCGGTGGCCCGGCATCAGGTGCAGGAGGCGGCGGTGCACGCCTATGACGCGCAGGAGACCATCGGCCGGCCGGAGCCGCTGCCCGCCGCGGTGGCGGTCGACGGGGTGGGCGAGTTCCTGTCGGTGGGTCTGGGTTCGCTCGGGGCGTGGCCGCATCGTCCGGCCCGGGTCGGGTTCCATGCCGTCGAGGGCCCGTCGTGGACGCTGGATCTGTCGCCGGTGGGCGCGAGACAGGGCCCGGCCGCCAGCGGTGAGCCGGTGACCCGGGTGCAGGCCACGGCGAGTGATCTGGTGCTGGCTCTCTACTGCCGTATTCCGCTTTCCGCGGTCCGAGTGGACGGTGATCGTTCGGTCGCCGAGCAGCTCACTGTCTGGAGCAACTCGGACTGA
- a CDS encoding metal-sulfur cluster assembly factor, translated as MSVSPTAEADPSAVVAVPDAEPVAAAVPFTGKKATLAEVEEAMKDVVDPELGINVVDLGLVYGSHVDDENVVTIDMTLTSAACPLTDVIEDQTRQALTTGPGGGLVQDFRINWVWLPPWGPDKITDDGRDQLRALGFNV; from the coding sequence GTGAGTGTGTCGCCGACCGCTGAGGCCGACCCGTCGGCCGTGGTGGCGGTTCCGGACGCCGAGCCGGTGGCGGCCGCTGTGCCGTTCACCGGTAAGAAGGCGACGCTCGCCGAGGTCGAGGAGGCGATGAAGGATGTCGTCGATCCCGAGCTGGGGATCAACGTCGTCGACCTGGGCCTCGTCTACGGCAGCCACGTGGACGACGAGAACGTGGTCACCATCGACATGACGCTGACGTCGGCGGCGTGTCCGCTGACCGACGTGATCGAGGACCAGACCCGGCAGGCGCTGACGACCGGCCCCGGTGGCGGGCTGGTCCAGGACTTCCGGATCAACTGGGTGTGGCTGCCGCCGTGGGGCCCCGACAAGATCACCGACGATGGCCGGGACCAGCTCCGGGCTTTGGGTTTCAACGTCTGA
- the sufU gene encoding Fe-S cluster assembly sulfur transfer protein SufU has protein sequence MMLDGLYQEIILDHYKNPHGRGLRDPFDGEAHHVNPTCGDEITVRVSADLSEISYDGLGCSISQASASVLHELVQGEQLGRAAEIHHAFVELMQSRGQVEPDEDVLGDGIAFAGVAKFPARVKCALLPWMAFKDAAARAGVDVGMSPEVKA, from the coding sequence CTGATGCTCGACGGTCTGTACCAGGAGATCATCCTCGATCACTACAAGAACCCGCACGGTCGTGGTCTGCGGGACCCGTTCGACGGGGAGGCGCACCACGTCAACCCGACGTGCGGCGACGAGATCACCGTGCGGGTCTCGGCGGATCTTTCCGAGATCTCGTACGACGGGCTGGGTTGTTCGATCAGCCAGGCTTCGGCTTCGGTGTTGCACGAGCTGGTCCAGGGGGAGCAGCTCGGGCGGGCCGCGGAGATCCACCACGCGTTCGTGGAGCTGATGCAGAGCCGTGGCCAGGTCGAACCGGATGAGGACGTGCTCGGTGACGGCATCGCCTTCGCCGGGGTCGCCAAGTTCCCGGCCCGGGTGAAATGTGCGCTGCTGCCGTGGATGGCGTTCAAGGACGCCGCGGCGCGCGCCGGTGTGGATGTGGGCATGAGCCCAGAAGTGAAGGCGTGA
- a CDS encoding cysteine desulfurase, with protein sequence MTFDVARVRKDFPIFEREVNGHPLVYLDSANTSQKPVQVLDVMRAHQERFNANVSRSVHTLGTESTEAYEGARARIAAFIGAVSPDEVVFTKNSTEGINLAAYSLGQMLRLGPGDEVVISEMEHHSNLVPWQLLCERTGATLRWFGITDEGRLDESNLDELINERTKIVSVVHMSNVLGTVNDVSRISARARQQGALLMLDCSQSVPHLPVDVRTLGADLIAFTGHKMLGPTGIGVLWGRGALLAEMPPFLSGGSMIETVTMTGTTFAAPPARFEAGTPPITEAIGLGAAVDYLTGLGMETIHQHEQDITRYALDALQSVPGVRIFGPATVEGRGGTVSFGVDGVHPHDVGQILDALGVEVRVGHHCARPVCSRFSVPAMTRASFYLYTTTDEIDALVRGLDQVKKVFG encoded by the coding sequence ATGACCTTTGACGTCGCGCGGGTGCGCAAGGACTTCCCGATCTTCGAGCGGGAGGTGAACGGCCACCCGCTGGTCTACTTGGACAGCGCCAACACCTCGCAGAAGCCGGTGCAGGTGCTCGACGTCATGCGCGCGCACCAGGAGCGGTTCAACGCCAACGTGTCCCGTTCCGTGCACACGCTGGGCACCGAGTCCACCGAGGCCTACGAGGGTGCCCGGGCCCGGATCGCCGCGTTCATCGGCGCGGTGAGCCCGGACGAGGTGGTGTTCACCAAGAACTCCACCGAAGGCATCAACCTGGCCGCGTACTCGCTGGGTCAGATGTTGCGCCTGGGGCCCGGGGACGAGGTGGTGATCTCCGAGATGGAGCACCATTCCAACCTGGTCCCGTGGCAGCTGCTGTGTGAGCGGACCGGTGCCACGCTGCGCTGGTTCGGCATCACCGACGAGGGCCGGCTCGACGAGTCGAATCTCGACGAGCTGATCAACGAGCGTACGAAGATCGTCTCCGTGGTGCACATGTCGAACGTGCTCGGCACGGTCAACGACGTGTCCCGCATCTCGGCCCGCGCCCGTCAGCAGGGTGCGCTGCTGATGCTGGACTGTTCACAGTCGGTGCCGCACCTGCCGGTCGACGTGCGCACGCTGGGCGCCGACCTGATCGCGTTCACCGGCCACAAGATGCTCGGCCCGACCGGTATCGGTGTGCTGTGGGGCCGGGGCGCTCTGCTGGCGGAGATGCCGCCGTTCCTGTCCGGCGGCTCGATGATCGAGACCGTCACGATGACCGGCACCACCTTCGCCGCGCCGCCCGCGCGGTTCGAGGCGGGCACCCCGCCGATCACCGAGGCGATCGGTCTGGGCGCGGCCGTGGACTACCTGACCGGGCTGGGTATGGAGACGATCCACCAGCACGAGCAGGACATCACGCGGTACGCGCTGGACGCGCTCCAGTCGGTACCCGGGGTGCGGATCTTCGGTCCGGCCACCGTGGAGGGTCGTGGTGGCACGGTGTCGTTCGGCGTCGACGGGGTACACCCGCACGATGTGGGACAGATCTTGGACGCGCTCGGCGTCGAGGTGCGGGTGGGGCATCATTGCGCGCGGCCGGTGTGCTCACGGTTCAGTGTGCCGGCCATGACCAGGGCCTCGTTCTACCTCTACACGACGACGGACGAGATCGACGCCCTGGTGCGCGGTCTCGACCAGGTGAAGAAGGTGTTCGGCTGA
- the sufC gene encoding Fe-S cluster assembly ATPase SufC — MSTLEIRDLQVSVKLPEGELKPILNGVDLTVKAGETHAIMGPNGSGKSTLAYSIAGHPKYEITGGSVTLDGVDVLELSVDERARAGLFLAMQYPVEVPGVSVANFLRTAKTAIDGEAPKLRTWAGELRGAMEKLQMDPAFAQRNVNEGFSGGEKKRHEIMQLELLKPKVAILDETDSGLDIDALRIVSEGVNRVRETGETGFLLITHYTRILRYIKPDFVHVFVGGKIVEEGGSELAERLEVEGYEKFLTKA; from the coding sequence GTGAGCACTCTGGAGATCCGCGACCTGCAGGTGTCGGTGAAGCTGCCGGAGGGCGAGCTGAAGCCGATCCTGAACGGCGTCGACCTGACCGTGAAGGCGGGCGAGACGCACGCCATCATGGGCCCGAACGGCTCCGGTAAGTCGACCCTCGCCTACTCGATCGCGGGCCACCCGAAGTACGAGATCACCGGCGGCTCGGTGACCCTGGACGGCGTCGACGTGCTCGAACTGAGTGTCGACGAGCGCGCGCGGGCCGGTCTCTTCCTGGCCATGCAGTACCCGGTCGAGGTTCCCGGTGTCTCGGTGGCGAACTTCCTGCGGACCGCGAAGACCGCGATCGACGGTGAGGCGCCGAAGCTGCGCACCTGGGCCGGCGAGCTGCGCGGTGCCATGGAGAAGCTGCAGATGGACCCGGCGTTCGCGCAGCGCAACGTCAACGAGGGTTTCTCCGGCGGTGAGAAGAAGCGGCACGAGATCATGCAGCTCGAGCTGCTCAAGCCGAAGGTCGCGATCCTCGACGAGACCGACTCCGGCCTCGACATCGACGCGCTCCGGATCGTCTCCGAGGGTGTCAACCGGGTCCGCGAGACCGGTGAGACCGGCTTCCTGCTGATCACCCACTACACCCGGATCCTCCGCTACATCAAGCCCGACTTCGTGCACGTCTTCGTCGGCGGCAAGATCGTCGAAGAGGGCGGCTCCGAGCTGGCCGAGCGGCTCGAGGTCGAGGGTTACGAGAAGTTCCTCACCAAGGCCTGA
- a CDS encoding Rieske (2Fe-2S) protein — translation MTFENVGSVTDVAKGTALQVEVDGVEVAIVHADDDQFYAVRDECSHASVALSEGEVDGCALECWLHGSRFDLRTGEPSGPPAIDPVAVYPVEIRDGDIYVSTIPSNGVEP, via the coding sequence ATGACTTTCGAGAACGTCGGTTCGGTGACGGACGTCGCGAAGGGCACCGCCCTCCAGGTGGAGGTCGACGGGGTCGAGGTCGCGATCGTCCATGCCGACGACGATCAGTTCTACGCCGTTCGCGACGAGTGCAGCCACGCCTCGGTGGCTCTCTCCGAGGGGGAGGTGGACGGGTGTGCGCTGGAGTGCTGGTTGCACGGCTCCCGGTTCGACCTGCGAACCGGTGAGCCCTCCGGACCGCCTGCCATCGACCCGGTGGCGGTCTATCCCGTCGAGATCCGCGACGGCGACATCTACGTTTCGACGATTCCTAGCAATGGAGTAGAGCCGTGA
- the sufD gene encoding Fe-S cluster assembly protein SufD has translation MTTEAIAPPSTKSQVLRSFDVADFPALNGLEEEWRFTPLKRLRDLVKATELTGAAPSVEFGDLPAGVTVSTADDVEAVLTPFDRVSALAYGSAAGVTVIEVAAEAELAEPVVIRLVGKGGDAAAARTFVKVGAFAKATIILQQTGTVTLADNIEVVTGDSAQLTFVTLAEWDRDAVQAQHVKLKVGRDSRVVHLQVTLGGDLVRQFTSVEYAGRGGDAELWGLYFADAGQHQEHRQLVDHVAPDCRSYVGYRGALQGSSAHTVWVGDVLIRATATGTDTYEINRNLLLTDGARADSVPNLEIETGEIAGAGHASATGRFDDEQLFYLMARGIPEGEARKLVVRGFFAELINKIPVEELRERLGDVIESRLVEAGQ, from the coding sequence ATGACTACCGAGGCCATCGCCCCGCCGAGCACCAAGTCGCAGGTGCTGCGCTCCTTCGACGTCGCCGACTTCCCGGCCCTCAACGGCCTGGAGGAGGAGTGGCGTTTCACCCCGCTGAAGCGGCTGCGTGACCTGGTCAAGGCCACCGAGCTGACCGGTGCCGCCCCGTCCGTGGAGTTCGGGGATCTCCCGGCCGGCGTGACGGTGTCGACGGCCGACGACGTCGAGGCGGTGCTGACCCCGTTCGACCGGGTCAGCGCCCTGGCCTACGGGTCGGCCGCCGGCGTCACCGTGATCGAGGTGGCGGCCGAGGCGGAGCTCGCCGAGCCGGTGGTGATCCGGCTGGTCGGCAAGGGCGGTGACGCGGCGGCCGCGCGCACCTTCGTCAAGGTGGGCGCGTTCGCCAAGGCGACGATCATCCTGCAGCAGACCGGCACGGTCACCCTCGCCGACAACATCGAGGTGGTGACCGGCGACAGCGCTCAGCTGACGTTCGTCACGCTGGCCGAGTGGGACCGGGACGCGGTTCAGGCCCAGCACGTGAAGCTGAAGGTCGGCCGGGACTCCCGGGTCGTGCACCTGCAGGTCACCCTCGGTGGCGACCTGGTGCGCCAGTTCACCAGCGTGGAGTACGCGGGCCGCGGTGGTGACGCCGAGCTGTGGGGTCTCTACTTCGCCGACGCCGGCCAGCACCAGGAGCACCGTCAGCTGGTCGACCACGTGGCCCCGGACTGCCGGAGCTACGTGGGTTACCGCGGCGCGCTGCAGGGTTCGTCGGCGCACACCGTCTGGGTCGGCGACGTGCTGATCCGGGCCACGGCGACCGGCACCGACACGTACGAGATCAACCGGAACCTGCTTCTCACCGACGGGGCGCGCGCCGACTCGGTGCCGAACCTGGAGATCGAGACCGGGGAGATCGCCGGTGCCGGGCACGCCAGCGCGACCGGCCGGTTCGACGACGAGCAGCTGTTCTACCTGATGGCGCGGGGCATCCCCGAGGGTGAGGCGCGCAAGCTGGTGGTTCGTGGCTTCTTCGCCGAGCTGATCAACAAGATCCCGGTCGAGGAGCTGCGTGAGCGGCTCGGGGACGTGATCGAGTCCCGTCTGGTCGAGGCCGGTCAGTAA
- the sufB gene encoding Fe-S cluster assembly protein SufB — MTDQIVTQEEHLAALGRYEYGWADSDTAGALAQRGLSEAVVRNISALKSEPQWMLDLRLKGLRLFDRKPMPHWGADLTGIDFQNIKYFVRSTEKQAATWDDLPADIKATYDKLGIPEAEKQRLVSGVAAQYESEVVYHAIREDLEEQGVLFLDTDTALREHEELFKEYFGTVIPVGDNKFAALNTSVWSGGSFIYVPKGVHVDIPLQAYFRINTENMGQFERTLIIADEGSYIHYVEGCTAPIYSSDSLHSAVVEIVVKKNARVRYTTIQNWSNNVYNLVTKRATCEEGATMEWVDGNIGSKVTMKYPAVYMTGPYAKGEVLSIAMAGEGQHQDSGAKMVHAAPHTSSTIISKSIARGGGRTSYRGLVQVLEGSSSSKSTVKCDALLVDTISRSDTYPYVDIREDDVNMGHEATVSKVSEDQLFYLMSRGMTEDEAMAMIVRGFIEPIAKELPMEYALELNRLIELQMEGAVG, encoded by the coding sequence ATGACTGACCAGATCGTCACTCAGGAAGAGCACCTCGCCGCTCTTGGTCGGTACGAATACGGCTGGGCTGACAGCGACACCGCCGGTGCGCTCGCTCAGCGCGGCCTGTCCGAGGCCGTGGTGCGCAACATCTCCGCGCTGAAGAGCGAGCCGCAGTGGATGCTCGACCTGCGCCTCAAGGGCCTGCGCCTGTTCGACCGCAAGCCGATGCCGCACTGGGGCGCCGACCTCACCGGTATCGACTTCCAGAACATCAAGTACTTCGTGCGGTCCACCGAGAAGCAGGCCGCCACGTGGGACGACCTGCCCGCTGACATCAAGGCGACGTACGACAAGCTCGGCATCCCCGAGGCGGAGAAGCAGCGTCTGGTCTCCGGCGTCGCCGCGCAGTACGAGTCGGAGGTCGTCTACCACGCGATCCGTGAGGACCTCGAGGAGCAGGGCGTCCTGTTCCTGGACACCGACACCGCGCTGCGGGAGCACGAGGAACTCTTCAAGGAGTACTTCGGCACCGTCATCCCGGTCGGCGACAACAAGTTCGCCGCGCTCAACACGAGCGTGTGGTCCGGTGGCTCGTTCATCTACGTGCCGAAGGGCGTGCACGTGGACATCCCGCTGCAGGCCTACTTCCGGATCAACACGGAGAACATGGGCCAGTTCGAGCGGACCCTGATCATCGCCGACGAGGGCAGCTACATCCACTACGTCGAGGGTTGCACCGCGCCGATCTACTCGTCGGACTCGCTGCACTCCGCGGTCGTCGAGATCGTGGTGAAGAAGAACGCCCGGGTGCGGTACACGACCATCCAGAACTGGTCGAACAACGTCTACAACCTGGTCACCAAGCGCGCCACCTGTGAAGAGGGCGCGACCATGGAGTGGGTCGACGGCAACATCGGCTCGAAGGTGACGATGAAGTACCCGGCGGTCTACATGACCGGCCCGTACGCCAAGGGTGAGGTGCTGTCGATCGCGATGGCCGGCGAGGGCCAGCACCAGGACTCGGGTGCCAAGATGGTGCACGCCGCGCCGCACACCTCGTCGACGATCATCTCGAAGTCGATCGCCCGGGGCGGTGGCCGCACGTCGTACCGCGGCCTGGTTCAGGTTCTGGAGGGTTCGTCCAGCTCGAAGAGCACGGTCAAGTGTGACGCGCTGCTGGTCGACACGATCTCCCGGTCGGACACGTACCCGTATGTCGACATCCGTGAGGACGACGTCAACATGGGTCACGAGGCGACCGTCTCCAAGGTCAGCGAGGACCAGCTCTTCTACCTGATGAGCCGGGGAATGACCGAGGACGAGGCGATGGCGATGATCGTTCGCGGCTTCATCGAGCCGATCGCCAAGGAGCTTCCGATGGAGTACGCCCTGGAGCTGAACCGCCTCATCGAGCTCCAGATGGAAGGGGCCGTGGGCTGA
- a CDS encoding helix-turn-helix transcriptional regulator: MKNEVLIQIGAPAPAGATDGRTRDRVVQLLLKHGATTAAQLGAALGLSPAAIRKHLDVMLAERLVETRELRQSKPRGRGRPAKAFVLTAAAREDLNPHHYDGLATAALRWIAQQHGPAAVSAFAATQVKALEERCQAAIEEAGPDPIARAEALAEVLTVEGYAANASAIASGGQLCQQHCPVAHVAAEFPQLCDAETEVISRLIGTHVQRLATIAHGDGVCTTHIPALAVRTTAITVRTDT; the protein is encoded by the coding sequence GTGAAAAACGAGGTGCTGATCCAGATCGGCGCACCGGCTCCGGCCGGCGCGACCGACGGGCGCACCCGTGACCGGGTCGTGCAGCTTCTGCTGAAGCACGGCGCCACCACCGCGGCCCAGCTCGGGGCCGCGCTCGGCCTGAGCCCGGCCGCGATCCGCAAGCATCTCGACGTGATGCTCGCCGAGCGTCTGGTCGAGACGCGTGAGCTGCGACAGAGCAAGCCCCGAGGTCGGGGCCGGCCGGCGAAGGCCTTCGTGCTGACGGCTGCCGCCCGCGAGGATCTCAATCCGCATCACTACGACGGTCTCGCCACCGCCGCGCTGCGCTGGATCGCGCAGCAGCACGGTCCAGCGGCCGTCTCGGCTTTCGCCGCGACTCAGGTCAAGGCTCTCGAGGAGCGCTGCCAGGCGGCGATCGAGGAGGCCGGGCCCGATCCGATCGCCCGCGCCGAGGCGCTCGCCGAGGTGCTGACGGTCGAGGGTTACGCTGCCAACGCATCGGCGATCGCGTCCGGCGGGCAGTTGTGTCAACAGCATTGCCCGGTGGCTCACGTGGCCGCCGAGTTTCCTCAACTGTGCGACGCCGAGACCGAAGTCATCTCCCGGCTCATCGGCACTCACGTGCAGCGCCTCGCCACCATCGCGCACGGCGACGGGGTGTGCACCACGCACATCCCCGCCCTCGCCGTTCGCACCACCGCAATCACGGTTAGGACAGATACATGA
- a CDS encoding COX15/CtaA family protein, translated as MKSSALLASRPVRWCGDSLRGLALASLIANIGIIVTGAAVRLTASGLGCPTWPRCTDESYTTTPEMGINGAIEFGNRLLTFVLVAIAVACFVGALARRRRSLIRLSVAIALGIPGQGVIGGITVLTNLNPWVVGLHFILSVALIAGAYALWRRVDQGDSEPVPLVPGPIRHLALVTTAVSFAVIAAGVVVTGSGPHSGDHGAKRNGLDPDRISQVHADLVFLLVGLTVALWFALRAVDAPPAAIKAAAVLFWVEMGQGLIGFVQYFTHLPVALVAAHMLGSGLVWTSTLAVLWSLRTRPLSALSPTPSPQATPAPAPVPTPR; from the coding sequence GTGAAGTCCTCCGCTTTACTGGCCTCCCGTCCCGTTCGGTGGTGCGGCGACTCGCTGCGCGGCCTCGCCCTCGCCTCGCTGATCGCCAACATCGGGATCATCGTCACCGGCGCCGCGGTCCGCCTCACCGCCTCCGGCCTCGGCTGCCCCACCTGGCCCCGGTGCACCGACGAGTCCTACACGACCACCCCCGAGATGGGCATCAACGGCGCCATCGAGTTCGGCAACCGGCTGCTCACCTTCGTGCTCGTCGCCATCGCGGTCGCCTGCTTCGTGGGCGCGCTGGCCCGGCGCCGCCGCTCCCTGATCCGGCTCTCCGTCGCCATCGCGCTCGGCATCCCCGGTCAAGGCGTCATCGGTGGCATCACCGTGCTCACCAACCTCAACCCGTGGGTGGTCGGCCTGCACTTCATCCTGTCCGTCGCGCTGATCGCCGGGGCGTACGCGCTGTGGCGCCGCGTCGACCAGGGCGACAGTGAGCCGGTTCCGCTGGTCCCCGGCCCGATCCGGCACCTCGCGCTGGTCACCACCGCGGTCAGCTTCGCGGTCATCGCCGCCGGGGTGGTCGTCACCGGCAGCGGGCCGCACTCCGGGGACCACGGGGCCAAACGCAACGGGCTCGACCCCGACCGGATCTCCCAAGTCCACGCCGACCTGGTGTTCCTGCTGGTCGGGCTGACGGTGGCGTTGTGGTTCGCGTTGCGTGCGGTGGACGCGCCGCCGGCCGCGATCAAAGCCGCGGCGGTGCTGTTCTGGGTGGAGATGGGGCAGGGGCTGATCGGTTTCGTGCAGTACTTCACGCACCTGCCGGTGGCGCTGGTGGCCGCGCACATGCTCGGCTCCGGGCTGGTCTGGACTTCGACGCTGGCAGTGCTCTGGTCCTTGCGCACCCGCCCGCTTTCGGCCCTGTCCCCCACCCCTTCCCCACAGGCCACCCCCGCCCCAGCCCCAGTCCCCACCCCTCGCTGA
- a CDS encoding ATP-grasp domain-containing protein, with protein MGAPPRVALVTSAGFPDLWDDDHPLRDALRGRGVAVDAVRWDDTAADWAAYDLTVIRSPWDYTARHEQFVAWARSVPRLANPAGVIAWNTDKRYLSELAAAGIPVIPTEFVGPGDTWTPAAEGEWVVKPTVSAGSQDTGRYLLPGQTGLAVAHVERLTAAGRTAMIQPYLSAVDTAGETAVLCIPDATGELTFSHGIRKSAMLTAGGGGRVDVGSERITPREPSVAELDLAARVLATIPGGTKQLLYARVDLIPGPDGAPTLIELELAEPSLFLRTAPGAADRLADAILTRL; from the coding sequence ATGGGCGCCCCACCCCGGGTCGCCCTGGTGACCTCGGCCGGCTTCCCCGACCTGTGGGACGACGACCACCCCCTGCGGGACGCGCTACGCGGCCGCGGGGTGGCCGTCGACGCGGTCCGGTGGGACGACACGGCAGCCGACTGGGCCGCCTACGACCTCACCGTCATCCGCTCGCCGTGGGACTACACGGCGCGCCACGAGCAGTTCGTGGCGTGGGCCCGGTCCGTCCCACGGCTGGCCAACCCGGCCGGCGTGATCGCCTGGAACACCGACAAGCGGTACCTCAGCGAACTCGCCGCGGCCGGGATCCCGGTCATCCCCACCGAGTTCGTCGGGCCCGGTGACACCTGGACCCCGGCAGCCGAAGGCGAATGGGTCGTCAAACCGACCGTCAGCGCCGGCAGCCAGGACACCGGCCGCTACCTGCTGCCCGGACAGACCGGCCTGGCCGTGGCACACGTGGAACGGCTCACCGCCGCCGGGCGGACCGCGATGATCCAGCCATACCTGTCCGCGGTGGACACCGCCGGGGAGACCGCGGTGCTCTGCATCCCGGACGCCACCGGTGAACTGACCTTCAGTCACGGCATCCGCAAATCGGCGATGCTGACCGCCGGCGGCGGCGGGCGGGTCGACGTGGGCTCCGAGCGGATCACCCCGCGGGAGCCGTCGGTGGCCGAACTCGACCTCGCCGCCCGTGTCCTCGCCACGATTCCCGGCGGGACCAAACAGCTGTTGTACGCCCGGGTCGACCTGATTCCGGGGCCGGACGGCGCGCCTACCCTGATCGAGCTGGAACTGGCTGAGCCGTCGCTGTTCCTGCGGACCGCACCCGGCGCCGCCGACCGTCTGGCCGACGCGATCCTCACCCGTCTCTGA
- a CDS encoding heme o synthase produces the protein MSMITERPLLRRTPGAAERPVREPGTGGPRHWLAVFRAYLVLTKPQIVELLLVTTVPTMMLAAGGWPDPVTFTAVLVGGALAGGGASVLNCYIDRDIDQLMRRTKRRPLPANQLTPRAVLIFGLTLSVISVALMAVLTNWLATALTAFSIFYYDVVYTLWLKRRTPANTFWGGVCGAAPVVIGWAAVTDSIPPMAWALFAIVFFWQMPHFYALAIKYKDDYARAGIPMLPVVRSMKRVNFEIILYTVLTVISSLAAWPLGLGPIYGVTAVVMGAIFLGESIRLVRQTGGGAAVKPMRLFHLSITYLTVLFMAVAIDALV, from the coding sequence GTGAGCATGATCACCGAGCGTCCTCTCTTACGGCGGACGCCCGGCGCGGCTGAGCGCCCCGTTCGCGAACCCGGCACCGGAGGCCCGCGTCACTGGCTCGCGGTGTTCCGGGCGTACCTCGTCCTGACCAAGCCGCAGATCGTCGAACTGCTCCTGGTCACCACGGTGCCGACCATGATGCTGGCGGCCGGCGGCTGGCCTGACCCGGTGACATTCACGGCGGTCCTCGTCGGCGGCGCGTTGGCCGGCGGCGGCGCGAGCGTGCTGAACTGCTACATCGACCGTGACATCGATCAGTTGATGCGGCGCACGAAACGACGGCCGCTGCCGGCGAACCAGCTGACTCCGCGGGCCGTTCTGATCTTCGGTCTGACGCTGTCTGTGATCTCGGTCGCGCTGATGGCGGTTCTCACCAACTGGTTGGCCACCGCGCTCACCGCGTTCTCCATCTTCTACTACGACGTCGTCTACACCCTCTGGCTGAAGCGGCGGACCCCGGCGAACACCTTCTGGGGCGGAGTGTGTGGCGCGGCGCCGGTAGTGATCGGCTGGGCGGCGGTCACCGACTCGATCCCGCCGATGGCATGGGCGCTTTTCGCGATTGTCTTCTTTTGGCAGATGCCGCACTTCTACGCGCTCGCCATCAAATACAAGGACGACTACGCGCGAGCCGGTATCCCGATGCTCCCCGTCGTCCGGTCGATGAAGCGGGTCAACTTCGAGATCATCCTCTACACCGTCCTCACCGTGATCTCCTCGCTCGCGGCGTGGCCGCTCGGGCTCGGGCCGATCTACGGAGTCACGGCGGTCGTGATGGGCGCGATCTTCCTGGGTGAGTCGATCAGGCTGGTACGGCAGACCGGTGGCGGGGCCGCGGTCAAACCGATGCGCCTGTTCCACCTTTCCATCACGTACCTCACGGTGCTCTTCATGGCCGTCGCGATCGACGCACTGGTCTGA